From the Bombus pascuorum chromosome 7, iyBomPasc1.1, whole genome shotgun sequence genome, one window contains:
- the LOC132909252 gene encoding protein disulfide-isomerase TMX3 isoform X1 → MVTIMKLVFIAVIYVFSGIFTPVIASRVLELSDRFLDIHKDGQWLVMMYAPWCAHCKRLEPIWAHVAQHLHATSIRVGRVDCTRFTSVAHAFKVKGFPTIIFLKGEQEFVYHGDRTRDEIVKFALRVSGPPVQEVTRTQSFDTIKRERDLYFLYVGERSGPLWEFYHKTADVFQPHAFFYQSHPNVVSKHAPVENTPALFVYKENLHYNFSGHDINNIEKLNETVYKWINAERFPTFPKVTRGNINQLFLTNKNLVLAVVEENQLEEIPLHMTRFKDMIESIIKSKREKYHDQFQFGWIASPDLVNSIAMMVLPLPSLIVINTTTNHHHIPEDETEKLTPHVIELFLEQIRNESAPRYGGNSWLIRIYRSWFELKTTLSAMWMGNPILTMVLFGLPAGFLSLICYGICCPDILDADDDEEDHPGANHMKKD, encoded by the exons ATGGTAACAATAATGAAATTGGTGTTCATCGCAGTTATTTATG TTTTTTCAGGTATTTTTACTCCTGTAATAGCATCACGTGTACTTGAACTAAGCGACAG ATTTTTGGATATTCATAAAGATGGGCAGTGGCTTGTTatg ATGTATGCACCATGGTGTGCACATTGCAAAAGATTAGAACCAATTTGGGCTCATGTAGCGCAACATTTACATGCGACATCAATAAGAGTTGGAAGAGTTGATTGCACCAGATTTACAAGTGTTGCTCATGCTTTTAAAGTTAAGGGATTTCCAACTATTATATT CTTAAAAGGTGAGCAAGAATTTGTATATCATGGAGATAGAACACGAGatgaaatagtaaaatttgcATTAAGAGTAAGTGGCCCGCCTGTTCAAGAAGTAACAAGAACTCAAAGTTTCGACACAATTAAAAGGGAACGCGatctatactttttatatgttGGAGAACGATCTGGACCATTAtgg GAATTTTATCATAAGACTGCAGATGTGTTCCAACCACATGCATTTTTCTATCAGTCTCATCCAAATGTTGTTAGTAAACATGCTCCTGTGGAAAATACTCCAGCATTGTTTGTCTATAAggaaaatttacattataattttagtg gccatgacataaataatatagaaaagttAAACGAGACAGTGTACAAATGGATAAATGCAGAACGTTTTCCTACATTCCCAAAAGTAACAAGAGGAAATATAAATCAACTTTTCCtgacaaataaaaatctagTATTGGCAGTAGTAGAAGAAAATCAACTAGAAGAAATACCACTACATATGACACGATTCAAAGATATGATAGAATctataattaaaagcaaacgagaaaaatatcATGA TCAATTTCAGTTTGGTTGGATAGCTAGTCCAGATCTAGTCAATAGTATAGCAATGATGGTTTTACCATTGCCaagtttaattgttattaatactACAACAAACCACCATCACATTCCAGAggatgaaacagaaaaattgaCTCCTCATGTGATAGAGTTGTTCCTAGAGCAAATTCGAAATGAAAGTGCTCCG CGATATGGTGGAAACAGTTGGTTAATTCGTATATATAGATCATGGTTTGAATTAAAAACAACTCTTTCTGCAATGTGGATGGGGAACCCCATTCTAACAATGGTTTTGTTTGGTTTACCAGCAGGATTCTTATCATTAATATGTTATGGTATTTGTTGTCCAGATATTTTAGATGCAGATGACGATGAAGAAg ATCATCCAGGAGCAAATCACatgaaaaaagattga
- the LOC132909252 gene encoding protein disulfide-isomerase TMX3 isoform X2, producing MVTIMKLVFIAVIYGIFTPVIASRVLELSDRFLDIHKDGQWLVMMYAPWCAHCKRLEPIWAHVAQHLHATSIRVGRVDCTRFTSVAHAFKVKGFPTIIFLKGEQEFVYHGDRTRDEIVKFALRVSGPPVQEVTRTQSFDTIKRERDLYFLYVGERSGPLWEFYHKTADVFQPHAFFYQSHPNVVSKHAPVENTPALFVYKENLHYNFSGHDINNIEKLNETVYKWINAERFPTFPKVTRGNINQLFLTNKNLVLAVVEENQLEEIPLHMTRFKDMIESIIKSKREKYHDQFQFGWIASPDLVNSIAMMVLPLPSLIVINTTTNHHHIPEDETEKLTPHVIELFLEQIRNESAPRYGGNSWLIRIYRSWFELKTTLSAMWMGNPILTMVLFGLPAGFLSLICYGICCPDILDADDDEEDHPGANHMKKD from the exons ATGGTAACAATAATGAAATTGGTGTTCATCGCAGTTATTTATG GTATTTTTACTCCTGTAATAGCATCACGTGTACTTGAACTAAGCGACAG ATTTTTGGATATTCATAAAGATGGGCAGTGGCTTGTTatg ATGTATGCACCATGGTGTGCACATTGCAAAAGATTAGAACCAATTTGGGCTCATGTAGCGCAACATTTACATGCGACATCAATAAGAGTTGGAAGAGTTGATTGCACCAGATTTACAAGTGTTGCTCATGCTTTTAAAGTTAAGGGATTTCCAACTATTATATT CTTAAAAGGTGAGCAAGAATTTGTATATCATGGAGATAGAACACGAGatgaaatagtaaaatttgcATTAAGAGTAAGTGGCCCGCCTGTTCAAGAAGTAACAAGAACTCAAAGTTTCGACACAATTAAAAGGGAACGCGatctatactttttatatgttGGAGAACGATCTGGACCATTAtgg GAATTTTATCATAAGACTGCAGATGTGTTCCAACCACATGCATTTTTCTATCAGTCTCATCCAAATGTTGTTAGTAAACATGCTCCTGTGGAAAATACTCCAGCATTGTTTGTCTATAAggaaaatttacattataattttagtg gccatgacataaataatatagaaaagttAAACGAGACAGTGTACAAATGGATAAATGCAGAACGTTTTCCTACATTCCCAAAAGTAACAAGAGGAAATATAAATCAACTTTTCCtgacaaataaaaatctagTATTGGCAGTAGTAGAAGAAAATCAACTAGAAGAAATACCACTACATATGACACGATTCAAAGATATGATAGAATctataattaaaagcaaacgagaaaaatatcATGA TCAATTTCAGTTTGGTTGGATAGCTAGTCCAGATCTAGTCAATAGTATAGCAATGATGGTTTTACCATTGCCaagtttaattgttattaatactACAACAAACCACCATCACATTCCAGAggatgaaacagaaaaattgaCTCCTCATGTGATAGAGTTGTTCCTAGAGCAAATTCGAAATGAAAGTGCTCCG CGATATGGTGGAAACAGTTGGTTAATTCGTATATATAGATCATGGTTTGAATTAAAAACAACTCTTTCTGCAATGTGGATGGGGAACCCCATTCTAACAATGGTTTTGTTTGGTTTACCAGCAGGATTCTTATCATTAATATGTTATGGTATTTGTTGTCCAGATATTTTAGATGCAGATGACGATGAAGAAg ATCATCCAGGAGCAAATCACatgaaaaaagattga
- the LOC132909275 gene encoding programmed cell death protein 5: MSDPELEAIRQQRLAQLQSQYKGNNVENKQAMEEKMHQMEDMKNSILTQVLSQSARARLNTLSLGKPEKGKMIEDMILNMAQRGQLSGKLGEKELISLLESVNQQTQRKTVVKFDRRRAALDSDDDDL; this comes from the exons ATGTCAGATCCGGAACTTGAAGCAATACGACAACAACGATTAGCTCAGTTGCAGTCACAATATAAG GGTAATAATGTAGAGAATAAGCAAGCAATGGAGGAAAAAATGCATCAAATGGAAGACATGAAGAATTCCATTCTCACCCAAGTATTAAGTCAATCAGCTAGAGCAAGAT TAAACACATTAAGTCTTGGAAAAcctgaaaaaggaaaaatgataGAAGATATGATATTAAACATGGCTCAACGAGGTCAGTTATCTGGTAAATTAGGGGAAAAAGAACTTATCAGTTTACTTGAAAGTGTAAATCAACAAACACAACGAAAAACTGTTGTGAAG tttgACAGACGAAGAGCAGCATTGGATTCTGATGATGATGATTTAtag
- the LOC132909235 gene encoding uncharacterized protein LOC132909235 isoform X3, with protein sequence MDGGRSDRSGKRQRFSHGVNKSSSDTELAQGKSKNRKSKSKEKWPLLEGLTVDELARYRRRRIQGQPKDNLGLNVEVGNEDHVSEYREAFRARSEEFLKENTWLESNKRIEDFRTKDSIEDRRVSDQKGVKEQEEKHTELPIENTKDETSLEQMNNDKTMETEATNPKLASHTNPPKRPFLIRRGTTLKHDGELYTDTETYSSYVGYEGIRRPELLRQNTNLKLNGEANFVAEYADVFKKHNNKERSRPIKPEIHLKTGNSFFQSTEHTDNFIDSHTKEPQLTSESNKAAEEAEKKQKKLMEKKEKNEELEMLVSKLEDLKCPPLEIPEYKDAYKDFPRERPKIVKPEDEIGRADGTKISSPSPTFRFTSKIDQDPEYKSKYLDYQRDHPVYRKPPLNLRSTYILPKYTRFGRQEPKRHDHEFTSEVRAQYIPYGHIPRVETLKMPTNLRLEGNLDLEPEYKTAYCSKRENQLQNELRMHRRRDRSLSASRRKENYWINNADQFGFTNAAQDQDAFQVLHTRVHEDNVYGKPPTGGQRSSKSSQTHMQRQTQVNMPECTRVKDRSTSPTYRLHVCNVDDEPRGFRRRRSPPFQSSGRTHNPSPDSVLQNNTIRPYSPSFGKSTKQHSNGQSFVILDNGIFDTNKNDIRRRQTDRNYNIDGTLPISRKRAKPPANWMPPWYDSTNTI encoded by the exons GCAAAGGTTCTCCCACGGGGTCAATAAATCCTCCTCGGACACTGAGCTAGCGCAGggtaaaagtaaaaatcgAAAGAGTAAATCGAAGGAAAAATGGCCCTTATTGGAAGGGCTGACAGTCGACGAATTGGCTCGTTATCGAAGAAGACGTATACAGGGACAACCAAAAGACAATCTTGGACTTAACGTCGAGGTTGGAAACGAAGATCACGTGTCCGAGTATCGTGAAGCTTTTCGTGCGAGAAGCGAAGAGTTCCTAAAG GAAAATACCTGGTTGGAAAGTAATAAACGAATCGAAGATTTTCGGACAAAGGATTCAATCGAGGATAGGAGAGTTTCAGACCAAAAAGGCGTCAAAGAACAAGAGGAGAAACATACAGAGCTTCCaattgaaaatacaaaggaCGAGACTTCTTTAGAGCAGATGAATAACGATAAAACGATGGAGACTGAAGCAACGAATCCCAAACTCGCAAGCCACACCAATCCTCCTAAACGACCTTTTTTGATCAGAAG GGGCACTACATTAAAACATGACGGAGAATTGTACACGGATACCGAAACCTATTCGTCATACGTTGGCTACGAAG GTATTCGAAGACCGGAGCTATTAAGGCAGAACactaatttgaaattaaatggaGAGGCTAATTTCGTGGCAGAATACGCCGATGTGTTTAAAAAACATAACAACAAAG AACGTTCACGACCAATAAAACCTGAAATTCATCTGAAGACCGGGAACTCCTTTTTTCAAAGTACTGAGCACACAGATAACTTTATTGATTCTCATACTAAAGAGCCGCAATTGACGAGTGAATCGAACAAAGCTGCCGAAGAAGCGgagaaaaagcaaaagaaattaatggagaaaaaggaaaaaaacgaGGAACTGGAAATGTTGGTCTCGAAGTTAGAAGACCTAAAGTGTCCACCGCTTGAAATTCCGGAATATAAAGACGCGTACAAG GATTTTCCAAGGGAGAGACCTAAAATCGTAAAGCCAGAAGATGAAATTGGACGAGCGGATGGCACGAAAATATCATCTCCCTCACCTACGTTCAGATTTACATCGAAAATTGATCAAGATCCGGAATACAAGTCGAAATATTTAGATTATCAAAGAGACCACCCAGTATATCGAAAGCCACCGTTGAACTTGAGATCAACGTACATTCTTCCGAAATATACACGTTTCGGTAGACAAGAGCCCAAACGACATGATCACGAGTTCACAAGTGAAGTTCGGGCCCAATATATTCCTTATGGTCATATACCAAGAgttgaaactttaaaaatgCCGACCAACTTACGTTTGGAGGGTAATCTTGATCTTGAACCGGAATATAAGACAGCTTATTGTTCGAAACGTGAGAATCAGTTACAAAACGAACTGAGAATGCATCGTAGACGAGATCGTAGTTTAAGCGCTTCCagacgaaaagaaaattattggaTAAATAATGCAGACCAATTTGGTTTCACAAATGCCGCTCAAGATCAGGACGCGTTCCAAGTGCTACATACTCGAGTTCATGAAGATAATGTCTATGGAAAACCACCAACAGGTGGCCAAAG gAGTTCAAAATCTTCGCAAACACATATGCAAAGACAAACACAGGTAAATATGCCAGAATGTACCAGAGTGAAAGATAGATCAACTAGTCCAACATACCGACTTCATGTCTGTAATGTCGATGATGAACCCAGAGGTTTCCGACGCAGACGTTCGCCACCATTTCAGTCTTCCGGAAGGACACATAATCCTTCACCAGATTCTGTACTTCAAAATAATACTATCAGACCATATTCTCCTAGTTTTGGTAAAAGCACCAAGCAACACTCTAATGGTCAATCATTTGTTATTTTGGATAATGGAATCTttgatacaaataaaaatgatattcgcAGAAGGCAAACagatagaaattacaatattgaTGGTACTCTCCCCATTTCTAGAAAAAGAGCAAAACCTCCAGCAAATTGGATGCCACCATGGTATGATAGTACAAATACTATCTAA
- the LOC132909235 gene encoding uncharacterized protein LOC132909235 isoform X2, with protein sequence MDGGRSDRSGKRQRFSHGVNKSSSDTELAQGKSKNRKSKSKEKWPLLEGLTVDELARYRRRRIQGQPKDNLGLNVEVGNEDHVSEYREAFRARSEEFLKENTWLESNKRIEDFRTKDSIEDRRVSDQKGVKEQEEKHTELPIENTKDETSLEQMNNDKTMETEATNPKLASHTNPPKRPFLIRRGTTLKHDGELYTDTETYSSYVGYEGQHKRELARRPTSLKMEGDLETTTEKCEKFIQWLNVSRPELMRVPTHLKLEGIRRPELLRQNTNLKLNGEANFVAEYADVFKKHNNKERSRPIKPEIHLKTGNSFFQSTEHTDNFIDSHTKEPQLTSESNKAAEEAEKKQKKLMEKKEKNEELEMLVSKLEDLKCPPLEIPEYKDAYKDFPRERPKIVKPEDEIGRADGTKISSPSPTFRFTSKIDQDPEYKSKYLDYQRDHPVYRKPPLNLRSTYILPKYTRFGRQEPKRHDHEFTSEVRAQYIPYGHIPRVETLKMPTNLRLEGNLDLEPEYKTAYCSKRENQLQNELRMHRRRDRSLSASRRKENYWINNADQFGFTNAAQDQDAFQVLHTRVHEDNVYGKPPTGGQRSSKSSQTHMQRQTQVNMPECTRVKDRSTSPTYRLHVCNVDDEPRGFRRRRSPPFQSSGRTHNPSPDSVLQNNTIRPYSPSFGKSTKQHSNGQSFVILDNGIFDTNKNDIRRRQTDRNYNIDGTLPISRKRAKPPANWMPPWYDSTNTI encoded by the exons GCAAAGGTTCTCCCACGGGGTCAATAAATCCTCCTCGGACACTGAGCTAGCGCAGggtaaaagtaaaaatcgAAAGAGTAAATCGAAGGAAAAATGGCCCTTATTGGAAGGGCTGACAGTCGACGAATTGGCTCGTTATCGAAGAAGACGTATACAGGGACAACCAAAAGACAATCTTGGACTTAACGTCGAGGTTGGAAACGAAGATCACGTGTCCGAGTATCGTGAAGCTTTTCGTGCGAGAAGCGAAGAGTTCCTAAAG GAAAATACCTGGTTGGAAAGTAATAAACGAATCGAAGATTTTCGGACAAAGGATTCAATCGAGGATAGGAGAGTTTCAGACCAAAAAGGCGTCAAAGAACAAGAGGAGAAACATACAGAGCTTCCaattgaaaatacaaaggaCGAGACTTCTTTAGAGCAGATGAATAACGATAAAACGATGGAGACTGAAGCAACGAATCCCAAACTCGCAAGCCACACCAATCCTCCTAAACGACCTTTTTTGATCAGAAG GGGCACTACATTAAAACATGACGGAGAATTGTACACGGATACCGAAACCTATTCGTCATACGTTGGCTACGAAGGTCAGCATAAGCGCGAGCTAGCTCGTAGGCCCACGTCTTTAAAAATGGAAGGCGATTTAGAAACGACCACTGAGAAATGCGAGAAATTCATCCAGTGGCTGAACGTTAGCCGACCGGAACTTATGCGTGTGCCTACGCATTTAAAACTCGAGG GTATTCGAAGACCGGAGCTATTAAGGCAGAACactaatttgaaattaaatggaGAGGCTAATTTCGTGGCAGAATACGCCGATGTGTTTAAAAAACATAACAACAAAG AACGTTCACGACCAATAAAACCTGAAATTCATCTGAAGACCGGGAACTCCTTTTTTCAAAGTACTGAGCACACAGATAACTTTATTGATTCTCATACTAAAGAGCCGCAATTGACGAGTGAATCGAACAAAGCTGCCGAAGAAGCGgagaaaaagcaaaagaaattaatggagaaaaaggaaaaaaacgaGGAACTGGAAATGTTGGTCTCGAAGTTAGAAGACCTAAAGTGTCCACCGCTTGAAATTCCGGAATATAAAGACGCGTACAAG GATTTTCCAAGGGAGAGACCTAAAATCGTAAAGCCAGAAGATGAAATTGGACGAGCGGATGGCACGAAAATATCATCTCCCTCACCTACGTTCAGATTTACATCGAAAATTGATCAAGATCCGGAATACAAGTCGAAATATTTAGATTATCAAAGAGACCACCCAGTATATCGAAAGCCACCGTTGAACTTGAGATCAACGTACATTCTTCCGAAATATACACGTTTCGGTAGACAAGAGCCCAAACGACATGATCACGAGTTCACAAGTGAAGTTCGGGCCCAATATATTCCTTATGGTCATATACCAAGAgttgaaactttaaaaatgCCGACCAACTTACGTTTGGAGGGTAATCTTGATCTTGAACCGGAATATAAGACAGCTTATTGTTCGAAACGTGAGAATCAGTTACAAAACGAACTGAGAATGCATCGTAGACGAGATCGTAGTTTAAGCGCTTCCagacgaaaagaaaattattggaTAAATAATGCAGACCAATTTGGTTTCACAAATGCCGCTCAAGATCAGGACGCGTTCCAAGTGCTACATACTCGAGTTCATGAAGATAATGTCTATGGAAAACCACCAACAGGTGGCCAAAG gAGTTCAAAATCTTCGCAAACACATATGCAAAGACAAACACAGGTAAATATGCCAGAATGTACCAGAGTGAAAGATAGATCAACTAGTCCAACATACCGACTTCATGTCTGTAATGTCGATGATGAACCCAGAGGTTTCCGACGCAGACGTTCGCCACCATTTCAGTCTTCCGGAAGGACACATAATCCTTCACCAGATTCTGTACTTCAAAATAATACTATCAGACCATATTCTCCTAGTTTTGGTAAAAGCACCAAGCAACACTCTAATGGTCAATCATTTGTTATTTTGGATAATGGAATCTttgatacaaataaaaatgatattcgcAGAAGGCAAACagatagaaattacaatattgaTGGTACTCTCCCCATTTCTAGAAAAAGAGCAAAACCTCCAGCAAATTGGATGCCACCATGGTATGATAGTACAAATACTATCTAA
- the LOC132909235 gene encoding uncharacterized protein LOC132909235 isoform X1, with product MDGGRSDRSGKRQRFSHGVNKSSSDTELAQGKSKNRKSKSKEKWPLLEGLTVDELARYRRRRIQGQPKDNLGLNVEVGNEDHVSEYREAFRARSEEFLKENTWLESNKRIEDFRTKDSIEDRRVSDQKGVKEQEEKHTELPIENTKDETSLEQMNNDKTMETEATNPKLASHTNPPKRPFLIRRGTTLKHDGELYTDTETYSSYVGYEGQHKRELARRPTSLKMEGDLETTTEKCEKFIQWLNVSRPELMRVPTHLKLEGEFETTTENHEKYVPFVGIRRPELLRQNTNLKLNGEANFVAEYADVFKKHNNKERSRPIKPEIHLKTGNSFFQSTEHTDNFIDSHTKEPQLTSESNKAAEEAEKKQKKLMEKKEKNEELEMLVSKLEDLKCPPLEIPEYKDAYKDFPRERPKIVKPEDEIGRADGTKISSPSPTFRFTSKIDQDPEYKSKYLDYQRDHPVYRKPPLNLRSTYILPKYTRFGRQEPKRHDHEFTSEVRAQYIPYGHIPRVETLKMPTNLRLEGNLDLEPEYKTAYCSKRENQLQNELRMHRRRDRSLSASRRKENYWINNADQFGFTNAAQDQDAFQVLHTRVHEDNVYGKPPTGGQRSSKSSQTHMQRQTQVNMPECTRVKDRSTSPTYRLHVCNVDDEPRGFRRRRSPPFQSSGRTHNPSPDSVLQNNTIRPYSPSFGKSTKQHSNGQSFVILDNGIFDTNKNDIRRRQTDRNYNIDGTLPISRKRAKPPANWMPPWYDSTNTI from the exons GCAAAGGTTCTCCCACGGGGTCAATAAATCCTCCTCGGACACTGAGCTAGCGCAGggtaaaagtaaaaatcgAAAGAGTAAATCGAAGGAAAAATGGCCCTTATTGGAAGGGCTGACAGTCGACGAATTGGCTCGTTATCGAAGAAGACGTATACAGGGACAACCAAAAGACAATCTTGGACTTAACGTCGAGGTTGGAAACGAAGATCACGTGTCCGAGTATCGTGAAGCTTTTCGTGCGAGAAGCGAAGAGTTCCTAAAG GAAAATACCTGGTTGGAAAGTAATAAACGAATCGAAGATTTTCGGACAAAGGATTCAATCGAGGATAGGAGAGTTTCAGACCAAAAAGGCGTCAAAGAACAAGAGGAGAAACATACAGAGCTTCCaattgaaaatacaaaggaCGAGACTTCTTTAGAGCAGATGAATAACGATAAAACGATGGAGACTGAAGCAACGAATCCCAAACTCGCAAGCCACACCAATCCTCCTAAACGACCTTTTTTGATCAGAAG GGGCACTACATTAAAACATGACGGAGAATTGTACACGGATACCGAAACCTATTCGTCATACGTTGGCTACGAAGGTCAGCATAAGCGCGAGCTAGCTCGTAGGCCCACGTCTTTAAAAATGGAAGGCGATTTAGAAACGACCACTGAGAAATGCGAGAAATTCATCCAGTGGCTGAACGTTAGCCGACCGGAACTTATGCGTGTGCCTACGCATTTAAAACTCGAGGGTGAATTTGAAACTACCACGGAAAATCACGAAAAATATGTGCCATTTGTAGGTATTCGAAGACCGGAGCTATTAAGGCAGAACactaatttgaaattaaatggaGAGGCTAATTTCGTGGCAGAATACGCCGATGTGTTTAAAAAACATAACAACAAAG AACGTTCACGACCAATAAAACCTGAAATTCATCTGAAGACCGGGAACTCCTTTTTTCAAAGTACTGAGCACACAGATAACTTTATTGATTCTCATACTAAAGAGCCGCAATTGACGAGTGAATCGAACAAAGCTGCCGAAGAAGCGgagaaaaagcaaaagaaattaatggagaaaaaggaaaaaaacgaGGAACTGGAAATGTTGGTCTCGAAGTTAGAAGACCTAAAGTGTCCACCGCTTGAAATTCCGGAATATAAAGACGCGTACAAG GATTTTCCAAGGGAGAGACCTAAAATCGTAAAGCCAGAAGATGAAATTGGACGAGCGGATGGCACGAAAATATCATCTCCCTCACCTACGTTCAGATTTACATCGAAAATTGATCAAGATCCGGAATACAAGTCGAAATATTTAGATTATCAAAGAGACCACCCAGTATATCGAAAGCCACCGTTGAACTTGAGATCAACGTACATTCTTCCGAAATATACACGTTTCGGTAGACAAGAGCCCAAACGACATGATCACGAGTTCACAAGTGAAGTTCGGGCCCAATATATTCCTTATGGTCATATACCAAGAgttgaaactttaaaaatgCCGACCAACTTACGTTTGGAGGGTAATCTTGATCTTGAACCGGAATATAAGACAGCTTATTGTTCGAAACGTGAGAATCAGTTACAAAACGAACTGAGAATGCATCGTAGACGAGATCGTAGTTTAAGCGCTTCCagacgaaaagaaaattattggaTAAATAATGCAGACCAATTTGGTTTCACAAATGCCGCTCAAGATCAGGACGCGTTCCAAGTGCTACATACTCGAGTTCATGAAGATAATGTCTATGGAAAACCACCAACAGGTGGCCAAAG gAGTTCAAAATCTTCGCAAACACATATGCAAAGACAAACACAGGTAAATATGCCAGAATGTACCAGAGTGAAAGATAGATCAACTAGTCCAACATACCGACTTCATGTCTGTAATGTCGATGATGAACCCAGAGGTTTCCGACGCAGACGTTCGCCACCATTTCAGTCTTCCGGAAGGACACATAATCCTTCACCAGATTCTGTACTTCAAAATAATACTATCAGACCATATTCTCCTAGTTTTGGTAAAAGCACCAAGCAACACTCTAATGGTCAATCATTTGTTATTTTGGATAATGGAATCTttgatacaaataaaaatgatattcgcAGAAGGCAAACagatagaaattacaatattgaTGGTACTCTCCCCATTTCTAGAAAAAGAGCAAAACCTCCAGCAAATTGGATGCCACCATGGTATGATAGTACAAATACTATCTAA